One stretch of Thermanaerosceptrum fracticalcis DNA includes these proteins:
- a CDS encoding methyl-accepting chemotaxis protein, giving the protein MREEDKDILQRYLEFVPLLNEMMPIDIGVGLFDREKCLLYVPGKKLDLGAKPGDPVKAGSGVHRAMTEKRRIFVRIDKAVYGRPYLVVALPIYNGFKEVIGGIAITEPLDKFDECREISDKLYENASVLASTTQEISAQTEEIASVCQTLSHLAEQLKMRIQETDQVLGFIKTIAKQTNLLDLNAAIEAARVGDQGRGFGVVAEEIRKLASNSSESIKKIESVVKSIQYDSDHVYEQISHVDDVISQIASAITSVAGAVEQLAAMSEGLNKLAESLESDENN; this is encoded by the coding sequence ATGAGAGAGGAAGATAAGGATATTCTACAAAGATATTTGGAATTTGTACCCCTCTTGAATGAAATGATGCCCATTGATATAGGTGTTGGGCTCTTCGACAGGGAAAAGTGCCTGCTTTATGTACCGGGGAAAAAACTGGACCTGGGGGCTAAACCCGGTGACCCAGTTAAAGCCGGAAGTGGTGTTCACCGTGCTATGACTGAAAAACGCAGGATTTTTGTCCGTATTGATAAAGCCGTATATGGCCGGCCCTATCTGGTAGTGGCACTACCCATCTATAACGGTTTTAAAGAGGTAATTGGAGGTATTGCCATTACTGAGCCTTTGGATAAGTTTGATGAGTGCAGGGAAATATCGGATAAGTTGTATGAAAATGCGAGTGTATTGGCTAGTACAACCCAGGAGATTTCTGCTCAGACCGAAGAAATAGCATCTGTTTGCCAGACCCTGTCCCACTTGGCTGAACAACTGAAAATGCGGATTCAGGAGACTGATCAAGTGCTTGGATTTATAAAAACTATCGCCAAGCAAACCAATTTATTAGACCTTAATGCGGCTATTGAGGCGGCGCGGGTTGGTGATCAGGGACGGGGCTTTGGAGTAGTAGCGGAAGAAATAAGAAAACTGGCCTCCAACAGCAGTGAATCCATAAAAAAAATAGAATCAGTGGTTAAGTCAATACAATACGATAGTGACCACGTATACGAACAAATAAGTCATGTGGATGACGTTATTTCCCAGATTGCTTCGGCTATTACCAGTGTAGCAGGTGCGGTTGAGCAGCTTGCCGCCATGTCCGAGGGCCTTAACAAACTGGCGGAATCACTGGAAAGTGACGAAAACAACTAG
- a CDS encoding electron transfer flavoprotein subunit beta/FixA family protein, producing the protein MKILVLLKETFATDFKVVLTPAGKIDDTQVSYIVNPYDEYALEEAVKIKEDMGGEVILYTVGRKDGAATLKNALAMGADRAMLITAGAKDSQTVTELLAETIKQKDPDFDLILAGWIAIDDNNAQVPGRLSTLLGLPLVNVVTKLNINIKQRKILCEREADGVQEIVEVELPAVIAVQKGINVPRYPTVQNILQARKKKIQIIFPEVENKHDSVITYQIPRKRKAALLFDNSDPQQAVFQLVQKLQEDKVL; encoded by the coding sequence ATGAAAATCCTTGTATTGCTTAAAGAAACTTTTGCTACCGATTTTAAAGTTGTTTTAACACCCGCTGGGAAAATAGATGATACACAGGTTAGCTATATTGTTAACCCTTATGATGAATATGCTTTGGAAGAGGCAGTAAAAATTAAAGAAGATATGGGAGGGGAGGTTATCCTTTATACCGTGGGCAGGAAGGATGGGGCCGCAACTTTAAAAAATGCCCTGGCCATGGGGGCTGACAGGGCTATGTTAATCACAGCGGGTGCGAAAGACAGCCAGACGGTTACAGAACTGCTGGCGGAAACAATCAAACAGAAAGATCCTGATTTCGACCTAATCCTGGCGGGCTGGATTGCCATAGATGACAATAATGCCCAAGTGCCTGGCCGGCTAAGCACTTTGTTAGGGCTTCCCCTGGTAAATGTGGTAACAAAATTAAATATAAACATAAAGCAGAGAAAAATCCTTTGTGAACGTGAGGCAGATGGCGTACAGGAAATTGTGGAGGTCGAATTGCCAGCCGTTATAGCTGTGCAAAAAGGTATTAACGTGCCTCGTTATCCCACGGTGCAAAATATCTTGCAGGCTAGAAAGAAAAAGATTCAGATAATTTTCCCGGAAGTGGAAAATAAACACGATTCAGTTATTACCTACCAGATTCCGCGGAAAAGAAAAGCTGCCTTGTTATTTGACAATTCTGATCCCCAGCAAGCTGTGTTCCAGTTAGTACAGAAATTACAGGAAGACAAGGTACTATAA